The genomic interval CAGCTCCTCAACCCCGTCATCGGCAAGAGCTTCGTCGCCTACGCGACCAAGCCGCACCAGGACGGGGCGGTCGCCAAGTGACCACCTTCAGCCGCGGCCCCGGCCGCACCGAACGGCTCGTCCTGCCCGGCGTGCTGACCGCGCGACAGGCCGTCCAGACGGTCGCCGCCCTCGCCGCCGTGCAGCGCGAGGACGGCGCCATACCCTGGTTCCGGGGCCACCACCTCGACCCCTGGGACCACGTCGAGGCCGCCATGGCCCTGGACGCCGCCGGCGAGCACGCCCGCGCCGAGGCCGCCTACCGCTGGCTCGCCGACCACCAGAACCCCGACGGCTCCTGGTACGCCGCCTACGCCGACGGCGACGCCGACGCCCCCACCGACCGGGGCCGGGAGACCAACTTCGTCGCCTACGTCGCCGTCGGCGTCTGGCACCACTACCTCGCCACCGGCGACGACGCTTTCCTCGACCGCATGTGGCCGACCGTCTTCGCCGCCGTCGAGTTCGTCCTCCAGCTCCAGCAGCCGGGCGGCCAGATCGGCTGGAAGCGGGAGGAGGACGGCACGGACGTCACCGACGCCCTGCTCACCGGCTCCTCCTCGATCCACCAGGCGCTGCGCTGCGCCCTCGCCGTCGCCGAGCACCGGGAGGAGCCCCAGCCCGGCTGGGAGCTGGCCACCGGCCTCCTCGCGCACGCGATCCGCCGCCACCCCGAGCGCTTCCTCGACAAGAGCCGCTACTCCATGGACTGGTACTACCCGGTGCTCGGCGGCGCGCTGACCGGCCCCGAGGCCAAGGAGCGCATAGAGGAGGGCTGGGACCGCTTCGTCGTCCCCGGCCTCGGCGTCCGCTGCGTCCTCCCCAACCCCTGGGTCACCGGCGGCGAGAGCTGCGAACTCGCCCTGGCTCTCTGGGTGATGGGCGAGTCCGACCGCGCCGTGGAGATCCTCCAGTCGATCCAGCACCTGCGCGCCGACGACGGCATGTACTGGACGGGCTACGTCTTCGACGACAAGGCCGTCTGGCCCGAGGAGCTCACGACGTGGACGGCGGGGTCGCTGCTGCTGGCGGCGGCGGCGCTGGGCGGCGACGAGGCGACGACGGCGGTCTTCGGCGGGGAGCGGCTGCCGCGGGGGCTCGAACCGGATTGCTGCTAGGAGGGTGACGGGACGGGCCGGCTTCAGCCCGTCCGGCGTTTGAGGACCGGGGTCCGGGGCGGAGCCCCGGTTCGGGAAGGGGCGGGACTGGGGAGATCCCCTGTCAGTGCCCCGACCTAAGGTGGCGTCATGACTCACCTCAGCTACGACCGTTACTGTTCCGAGGTCGTCACCCAAACCACCCTCCTCCGCGAGGCGATCCGCGGCGCGGACCTCACCGCCACCGTCCCCACCTGCCCCGAGTGGACCCTGGCCCAGCTCCTCCTGCACGTCGGCCAGGCCCACCGTTACGCCGAGGGCCTCGTGCGGACGCGGACCACCTCCTTCACGCCGACCGACATCGGCGCCGCCCCCACCCCCGGCCCCGGTGACCCGGCCCTCGACGCCGACGCGGCCGCGTTCGGCGCCTGGCTCGCCGAGGGCGCCGAGACCCTGGTGGAGACCCTGCGCGCGAGCGGGCCCGACACCGGGGTGTGGACCTTCGGGCCGCGGCAGAACGCCGACTTCTGGGCCCGCCGGATGACGCACGAGACGGTGATCCACCGGGCCGACGCCGAGGCCACCACGGGCGTGGAGTTCACCGTGGCCCCGGAGATCGCCGCCGACTGCCTCGACGAGTGGCTCCAGATCGTCAGCTCACCCATGGCGATGGAGTACAACCCGGCGTACAAGGAGCTGCTCGGCCCCGGCCGCACCCTGCACCTGCACGCCACGGACACCGCTCCCGAGCTGGAGGCGGAGTGGTTCGTCGACTACAGCGGCGAGCGGATCGAGTGGCGCCGCGCCCACGAGAAGGCGGCCGTCGTCGTGCGCGGCCCGCTGACCGACGTGCTGAGCGTCTTCTACCGGCGGCAGTCGCCGGCCGACGGCCGCGTCGAGGTCCTGGGCGACCGCGAGCTGCTCGAATTCTGGCTGGAGCGGGCCAGCTTCTGATCACGTCCGCGGGCGGGGTGAGAGCATCGGGACCATGACCGACACCCTCCGACGACCCTCCGTCCGGCACGCGCCCGCGGTCCGCCGCCGGGCGCCGCGCCGGGCGGCCGCCCGGGCCCTGCCGGCGGCCGCGGCGCTGGCGCTCGTCGCCTCCTGCACCGTCGGCGGTGGCGGCACGGCGAGGGCGGACGCGGGCGCGGCCGGGGCCGGCGACCCGCTCTTCCCCCGGCTGGGCAACGGCGGTTACGACGTCCGGCACTACGGCCTGACGCTGGACTACGAGCCGGACGGCAACCACCTGGACGGCACGGCTGTGATCACGGCCCGGGCGACGCAGGAACTCGGCGCCTTCAACCTCGACCTGAAGGGGCTGGACGTCCGCGCCGTCCGGGTCGACGGCCGCGAGGCCCGTACGGACCGGGAGGGCACCGAGCTGACGGTGACGCCCGCCCGGCGGATCGGCAAGGGGCGCACCTTCGAGACGGTCGTCACCTACGGGGGGACGCCGGAGGAGATCACGGACGAGGAGGACGAGGAAGAGGAGGAGCACGAGGGCGCGGAAGGCTGGGTGGAGACCGATGACGGCGCGGTCGGCCTCGGCCAGCCCACGGGCTCGATGGCCTGGTTCCCCGGCAACCACCACCCTTCCGACAAGGCCGCCTACGACATCCAGGTGACCGTGCCCGCCGGGTACACCGCCGTGGCCAACGGCGAGCTGAAGGGCGAGCGGACCAAGGGCGGCCGGAAGTCCTTCTCCTGGCACTCGGCCGAGCCGATGGCGAGCTATCTGGCGAGCGTGGCCGTCTCCCCGTTCAAGGTCACCACCACCCGCGCCGGCGACCTGCCCGTCTACCTCGCCACGCATCCCAAGCAGGCCGCGGCGGCGCCCCGGCTGAAGAAGCTGGTGCCGGAGGCCCTCGCCTGGGCGACCGCGCTGTTCGGTCCGTACCCCTTCTCCTCGGCCGGCGCGGTCGTCGACCACAACCCCACGCTGGGGTACGCGCTGGAGACCCAGACCAAGCCCTACTTCGGCTCGGACCCGGACGAGCTGGTCGTGGTGCACGAGCTGGCGCACCAGTGGTTCGGCAATTCCGTCACCCCGCGCACCTGGCGCGACATGTGGCTGAACGAGGGCTTCGCCCAGTACGCGGAGTGGCTGTGGGAGGAGAAGCGGGGCGGCCGGTCCGTCCAGCGGATCTTCGACGACTACTACGACGGCAAGGACGCGCAGAGCGAGGGCATCTGGGCCTATCCGCCCGCCGATCCCGCGCCGGAGACGGTCTCCGACCCGCCGGTCTACGGCCGGGGCGCCATGGTCCTGCACAAGCTGCGGCAGGCCGTCGGCGACGAGAAGTTCTTCGCGACCGTACGGGCGTGGACGGCCGAGCACCGGCACGGCAACGCCGACACCGCCGAGTTCGTCCGGTTCTGGGAGCGGAAGTCGGGCAAGGACCTCGACGGGCTCTTCGACGTCTGGCTGCGCGGGAAGGGCAGGCCCGCCACGCGCTGAGCACCGGGCCCGCCCCACTCACGCGTTGAGCTCCGCCAGGACCCGCAGCGTGGCGGTGTCCGGGGCCG from Streptomyces albireticuli carries:
- a CDS encoding prenyltransferase, coding for MTTFSRGPGRTERLVLPGVLTARQAVQTVAALAAVQREDGAIPWFRGHHLDPWDHVEAAMALDAAGEHARAEAAYRWLADHQNPDGSWYAAYADGDADAPTDRGRETNFVAYVAVGVWHHYLATGDDAFLDRMWPTVFAAVEFVLQLQQPGGQIGWKREEDGTDVTDALLTGSSSIHQALRCALAVAEHREEPQPGWELATGLLAHAIRRHPERFLDKSRYSMDWYYPVLGGALTGPEAKERIEEGWDRFVVPGLGVRCVLPNPWVTGGESCELALALWVMGESDRAVEILQSIQHLRADDGMYWTGYVFDDKAVWPEELTTWTAGSLLLAAAALGGDEATTAVFGGERLPRGLEPDCC
- a CDS encoding maleylpyruvate isomerase N-terminal domain-containing protein gives rise to the protein MTHLSYDRYCSEVVTQTTLLREAIRGADLTATVPTCPEWTLAQLLLHVGQAHRYAEGLVRTRTTSFTPTDIGAAPTPGPGDPALDADAAAFGAWLAEGAETLVETLRASGPDTGVWTFGPRQNADFWARRMTHETVIHRADAEATTGVEFTVAPEIAADCLDEWLQIVSSPMAMEYNPAYKELLGPGRTLHLHATDTAPELEAEWFVDYSGERIEWRRAHEKAAVVVRGPLTDVLSVFYRRQSPADGRVEVLGDRELLEFWLERASF
- a CDS encoding M1 family metallopeptidase; amino-acid sequence: MTDTLRRPSVRHAPAVRRRAPRRAAARALPAAAALALVASCTVGGGGTARADAGAAGAGDPLFPRLGNGGYDVRHYGLTLDYEPDGNHLDGTAVITARATQELGAFNLDLKGLDVRAVRVDGREARTDREGTELTVTPARRIGKGRTFETVVTYGGTPEEITDEEDEEEEEHEGAEGWVETDDGAVGLGQPTGSMAWFPGNHHPSDKAAYDIQVTVPAGYTAVANGELKGERTKGGRKSFSWHSAEPMASYLASVAVSPFKVTTTRAGDLPVYLATHPKQAAAAPRLKKLVPEALAWATALFGPYPFSSAGAVVDHNPTLGYALETQTKPYFGSDPDELVVVHELAHQWFGNSVTPRTWRDMWLNEGFAQYAEWLWEEKRGGRSVQRIFDDYYDGKDAQSEGIWAYPPADPAPETVSDPPVYGRGAMVLHKLRQAVGDEKFFATVRAWTAEHRHGNADTAEFVRFWERKSGKDLDGLFDVWLRGKGRPATR